From the Calditrichota bacterium genome, the window CGGCTTTGATTTGAATCAACCGATCGTGGGATTGCACCCCGGAGGAACCTGGCCCGCCAAACTCTGGCCGTGGGAGCGGTTTGCGGATTTGGCGGTTCGTTTAAACACGGCCCTCGGTGTTCGAATTTTTCTTACGGGCGGTCCGAACGACCAGGACATTCTGGACAGGGTTCAGCAAAAAGCGGGGAACGCGGTGTTTCGCGGTGAACTGCTCGGCTTGCGGCAATTGGCCGCGGTACTCAGCCAGTTTTCGGTTTTCGTTTCCAACGATTGCGGTCCCATGCATCTGGCGCCCGCTGTGGGCACACCGACGGTGGGTATTTTTGGGCCCGGGGAACCGGACATCTGGTTTCCGTACAGCGAGGCGGAAGGGCATCGTTTGATTTACAAACACGTGGACTGTTCGCCCTGCCACCACGACTTCTGCCCGACAGACCACCGCTGCATGCGAGCAATTGCCGTGGACGAAGTGTTGGCAGCGGTTGTCGAAACTTTGGTGAGAAGTTAAACCTTGGTTAATTTTCCAACGGAACTCTTCAAATGGCTGTTGAAGGTCTTTCGAAAGCAATGGCAAAAAATTGTCATTCTGAATCTGCCGCAGGCAGATGAAGAATCTCCCGGTTGGGAAAAGGGGATTCCTCACTTCGTTCGGAATGACAGCAGGCAAACTGTCATTCCGAGGAGCAAAGCGACGAGGAATCTGCTGAAAATCACGCCGAAAACTATTGAAATGGTTTTTGCGATTATTTCGTTTCAATTTGAGGAGGAAAATCCCATGAAAAAGTGGATGTTTTTGTTGCTGTGGTTGGGTTTGGGAACCGCACCGGTTTGGGCACAACACATGCCCTACGATCCGGCGCATTCGCTGGGCATTGCGTACCGCAGCGCAGAAAATCCCTACTACTGGAAGAACCGCCCGCCGGTTCCCGGATACTGGCAGCAGGACGTGAACTACACCATTGAGGTGCGACTGACGCCCAAAAATCGCCTGCTGACTGCCCACGAAACCCTGATCTACTACAACAATTCCCCGGATACCCTGCGCGAGGCCTTTTTTCACCTCTACCAAAACGCCTACAAAAAGGGCAGCTACCTGGACAGGCTGCGCCGCTCGCACGGGGACTACAGCATTGCGCGGTTAAAAAAATCGCAGGAGGGGGGAACGGACATTCAAACCCTCGTGGACGGCTCCGGTCAGCCGCTGCATTTTTCCGTGGACAACACGATCATGCGGGTGGAGCTCAACCGGCCGCTTCTGCCGGGCGATTCCACGACCTTTCAAATTGATTTCACGACGCGTTTTTCCACGCTGCGCCACCGGATGAAGTACAATCCCAGCCACGGATTCGATCAATTTACCGCCACCCAGTGGTACCCGAAAATCTGCGTGTACGACCGCCGGTTCGGCTGGACGACCGACCAGCACCTGGGGCACGAATTCTACGGCGATTTTGGAACCTTCGACGTGAAAATCACCCTGCCGCAGGAATTCATTGTGGGAGCCACCGGCTACCTCCTGAACCGGAACGAAGTCCTTCCCCCCGAATTAATGAAAAAACTGCGGATTGAGAATTTCAAAAACAAGCCTTTCGGCCAGAAGCCGTCGGTCATTATTCCGCACGTGGACGGAAAAACCAAAACCTGGCACTACCATGCCGTGAATGTGCACGATTTTGCCTGGACGGCTGATCCGACGTATCGGATTGGCGAAGT encodes:
- a CDS encoding glycosyltransferase family 9 protein; this translates as HLFPVSRDAWRTAIDFYLNILKFFALPANGTRTEVFLKESERAWAQSYLKTHGFDLNQPIVGLHPGGTWPAKLWPWERFADLAVRLNTALGVRIFLTGGPNDQDILDRVQQKAGNAVFRGELLGLRQLAAVLSQFSVFVSNDCGPMHLAPAVGTPTVGIFGPGEPDIWFPYSEAEGHRLIYKHVDCSPCHHDFCPTDHRCMRAIAVDEVLAAVVETLVRS